GTCGTCGCTGTCAGCGCAAGAGCCGCCACAAGTGCCGGCGCTGCCAGACTTCGGACCCATTTGCGGACACTGAATTGGGTTGGCATATTTGAGTTCCTCCAGGTGGCGCGACGATCCCGCGCCGTTGGGGAGGAGTATCTGCATCGGCTGTGACAGTCGAAATTGCGCCTCGTGAAAAAACCGTGACAAGGCATTTCACGCGTTGGAGCCCTGTGAGGACTCGCCTTCGGTTCTAAAAGCAGGAATACGGGCGTATAGCCCAAAATTGCAATTCGTGGCTAAGATCGGATTCGTCGGTTTGGGGGTCATGGGCGGGCCGATGGCCGGGCACGTGGCTCGGTCGGGGGCGGACCGGCCAGGTCTTTCTGTGCGTGAGAGCGTCTGAGGATGTGGCCGCTTGCGCGGGTGCGATTGCCCAGGGCTACAAGAGCGCCGGCCGGTCAGATGGGCTGTTGATCGCGGACCACTCCACCATTCTTCCTGAGGCTGCAATAGAGCTCTTCCAGGAGCTCAGAGATCAAGGCATCGGGTTCGTGGACGCCCCGATCACCGGCGGAAGCATGGGGGCGCAGAAGGGCACGCTCACCGTCTTCTGCGGGGGTGAGTCCGGGCACATCGAGGCTGCGATGCCGACGATGAAGTGCTATGCGAAGCGGGCCGAGCGGGTAGGTGGGCCAGGCGCGGGCCAGACCATGAAGGCCGCCAACCAGATCGCCGTGGCCTGCTCGCTGCTGGGGCTCTGCGAGGCCCTGGCCTTCGCCAAGAACTCCGGACTGGACGTGGCGCAGACGCGGGAGCTGCTCTCGTTGGGAGCGGCGGGGAGTTGGGCTTTCGAGAACTACGGACCCAAGATTCTGAACTTGGATTGGTCGCCTGGCTTCACCGTGGATAACCAAGTGAAGGATCTCGCCTACTGCGAAGAGGCCGCTCGGGGGTCGGGAGCGAGCGTTCCGGGTACGGAACTGGTGCACCGGCTGCTGCGGTCCATGCAAGGCAAGGGCGAGGGCGGACTGACCACGGCGGCGCTCTATCTGGAGCTGCTCGGGCAGCAAGAGGACCGGTAGCTTGGTCGAACTGCGCGGCATCACCAAACGCTTCGGGCCGTTGGCCGCCCTGGACCATGTCGATCTTTCGGTTCGTCAAGGCGAAATCCACGCGATCATCGGCGAGAACGGGGCCGGAAAGACCACGCTCATGCGGGTGCTTTATGGTGCGCTGCTGCCAGATGCCGGCGAGATCGTGCTGAGCGGCGAGCCTCGCCGCTTCCGGTCAGCTGCCGAAGGGATCGCTGCGGGCATCGGCATGGTCAGCCAGCACTACTCGATCATCGGAGAGCTCACGTGCCTGGAAAACCTGATGCTGGGCGCCGAGCCCGGGGCCGTGATCCACCGGAAAGAAGCGGTTCGGCGGGCGGACGAGCTTGCGGCAAAGATGGATTTCAGGTTCGACTGGAGCGCCGAAGCCTCGGGCATGAGCCCGGGCAATGCCCAGAAGCTGGAGATTCTAAAGCTCCTTTGGCGCAATTCGCAAATCATGATTCTGGATGAGCCCACGGCGATGCTCTCGCCCGCCGATGGCGACGCGCTATTCGGGAGCCTCAAGCAACTCGCGGCGGAGGGGAAGACGATTCTGTTGGTGACCCACCGCTTGCCTGAGGTCCTGGAGTTCTGTGATACGGCGACGGTGCTGCGCGGCGGCAAGCGGGTGGCCAGCGTTCCCGTAACACAGGCGGACGCCAAGTCGTTGGCGGAGCTGATCGTGGGCCACGCGCTGTCGGAGCTTGCTCCACCGGTACCCGCCCAAACGGAGCGTCAGATCCTGGAGTTGGAGGGAGTCACGGTTCTTGGAGACCGCCGAAACGAGGCCGTCATCGAGGCTTCGCTTCGGGTTGGGATGGGAGAGGTCGTTGGGGTTGCCGGCGTCGATGGCAACGGGCAGCGAGAGCTTTTTGAGGCGATCATGGGGGTACGCCCGCTCCGAGCGGGGAGGATTCGGCTGGGGTCCGAGGACATCTCATTTGCTCCGACCGGAGAGAGGCTGATGCAGGGTCTGCGATTGATCCCCGAAGACCGCCACGAGGAGGGCGTCGTGGAGGACTGGAGCCTTGAGCTGAACGCTGCGCTGGGTCTGCAGCGGGTCGCGCCACTTGCCAGTGGCGGGAGGGTGAACGTGGCCGCGCGAAGAGAGGCAGCCGGGGCGATCATCGAGCGCTTTGGGACGAAGGCGGCAGGACCCGGAGCACCGATGGCGAGCCTCTCCGGGGGGAACCAACAGCGGTTTGTGGCTGCCAGGGCGCTCGCGCTCAAGCCTCGACTCCTGCTGGCCTTTCAGCCTGCCCGGGGACTCGACATCGACGCCACGCGGGCAGTCTACGCCGGGATTCGAGAGGCATGCCTAGCCGGCGCCGGGGCCATCGTGGTGAGCTTTGATCTCGACGAACTGCTCGATTATTGCGATCGGATTGTGGTGATGAATCTGGGCCGATTGGCCGAGCCGCCACCCCAATCCGCCCGGGAGCGTGCCGCCATCGGGGCGCTGATGGTGGGCGCATGAGAAACCTCCGCGTATGGCTTCTGGTGCTTGCGAGCGTGGCCGCCGTGCTCGGCCTGGTGGCTCTCACCAACGTCGGAGCGCGCGAAGCGCTTTCCGGCCTCATAGAAGGCAGTCTCGGCTCTCCGGGGTCGCTGAACGGCACGCTGAAAGAGATGACCCCGTTGCTCATCGCGGGGCTGGCCGTGTATGTTGCACTCCGGGCGGGCCTCTTCAACATTGGCGTCGAGGGCCAACTCGTGGTGGGCGCTATGTGCTGCGCGGTCGTGGCGCTAAGGGTTCCAGGCCTGGCGGGCTTGGTGGCGGGCTGCGCGGCCGGATGCGTCGCGGGCGCTCTCTGGGCGCTGCCGGCGGGAACGATCAAAGCGTTCAAGGGCGGGCACGAGGTGATCACGACGATCATGCTCAACAACGTTGCCGTCCAATTCGCCCACTACATGACGGACGGCCCGATCAAGGCGCCGGGACAGATGAACACGACCACGGACCGAGTGCCTGAGAGCGCGATGTTCCCGTTCCTCTGGTCCGACCCCCCACTTCGCATTACGAGCGCGCTGCTCTTGGGGGCGTTTGTCGTCTTCGGGTTCGCCTATTGGCTGAAGCGGACCGTATCGGGCTATGAGCTCGATCTGGTGGGAAAGAACGCAAGGGCCGCTGAGATGGCGGGGGTCGCCACCAAACGGGTGGTTCTTTCCTCGATGTTGTTCTCGGGGGCGCTGGCCGGTTTGGCGGGATCCGCGATGGTGCTTGGCCACGAGGGGCGGTTCTACGCGGGGTTCTCGCCTGGGTATGGTTTCGACGCGCTCGGCGTCGCAATCCTAGCGGGCAACACCCCTCTCGCGCTGCTGGCGTCGTCGTTCTTCTTTGCCGTGCTGAACAAGGGCGCGGCGGCGATCCAGATCGTGGGCGTGCCCAAGGGGATCAGCACGATCGTCCTGGGGTTGCTGATCGTCATCTTCGCCGCAGTCCGTTACCGGAAGGGAGAGCGCCATGAATAGCGCGTGGTTCCTCACCTTGGCGGCGAGTACGATCACGCTCAGTGCGCCGCTGATTCTGGCGTCACTGGGAGGGTGGTTCAGCGAGCGCAGCGGCGTCATCAACATTGCGCTGGAAGGCAAGATGCTCACCTCGGCCTGCCTCACGGCGCTGGTGGGGCTGGCGACCAACAACCCTTACTTCGGTCTGCTTGCGGGAATCGGCGGCGCGATCCTGATGGCCTGGCTGCATTGGCTACTCACCCACACCTACCGGATGGACCACGTGGTGAGCGGCATGGCCATCAACGCGCTCGCCTTCGGCGCGACGAACTTCCTGGACAAGCGGTTTGCCGACCCCACGCGCAACACCCACATGCCGCTGCTGCCGGTCTCGGCGTTCTATATTGCGGCGTTCATCCTGCCTGCTCTGATCTGGCTCTATTCCAAGAACACGCGCGGCGGGTTGAGGCTGATGGCCGCGGGCAGCGACCCCTCCAAAGCCGAAACGATGGGGGTGCATCCGGCAAAAGTGCGCTTTGGGAGCTTGGCGGTCTGCGGCGTTTTGTGCGGGCTTTCCGGAGCGCTGATCGTCACGAACGCGCGATGGTTCACCGACGGCATGACCGCGGGGCGCGGGTTCATTGCGCTGGCGGCCCTGATCCTTGGCGGTTGGCGGCCCATTCCGGCGGCGCTGGCAGGATTGGCGTTCGGGTTCTTCGACGCGGTGCAGGTCCAGGTTCAAGGCACGAAGCTCTGGGGGGTTCAGCCACCGCCGGAGTTTTGGGCTTGCCTGCCATATCTCATCACGATCGTTGCGCTGGCGGGGCTCTTGGGAAGAAGCCGCGCTCCGGCGGGATTGGGCAAACTGTAGGGCTAAGTTGGCACGTCCACAATTGGTACACGTATGGTTGCCGCATCATTAGCCCTAATCCTCGTCGCGGCGCCATTGCCCCAGCGCTCCAGCCCCGCCGAGGCGCTGATCGACTCGGCAATCCTCGCCCACCGCAGCCTTGCTGCGACGCGAGC
The genomic region above belongs to Armatimonadota bacterium and contains:
- a CDS encoding ABC transporter permease — its product is MNSAWFLTLAASTITLSAPLILASLGGWFSERSGVINIALEGKMLTSACLTALVGLATNNPYFGLLAGIGGAILMAWLHWLLTHTYRMDHVVSGMAINALAFGATNFLDKRFADPTRNTHMPLLPVSAFYIAAFILPALIWLYSKNTRGGLRLMAAGSDPSKAETMGVHPAKVRFGSLAVCGVLCGLSGALIVTNARWFTDGMTAGRGFIALAALILGGWRPIPAALAGLAFGFFDAVQVQVQGTKLWGVQPPPEFWACLPYLITIVALAGLLGRSRAPAGLGKL
- a CDS encoding ABC transporter permease; this translates as MRNLRVWLLVLASVAAVLGLVALTNVGAREALSGLIEGSLGSPGSLNGTLKEMTPLLIAGLAVYVALRAGLFNIGVEGQLVVGAMCCAVVALRVPGLAGLVAGCAAGCVAGALWALPAGTIKAFKGGHEVITTIMLNNVAVQFAHYMTDGPIKAPGQMNTTTDRVPESAMFPFLWSDPPLRITSALLLGAFVVFGFAYWLKRTVSGYELDLVGKNARAAEMAGVATKRVVLSSMLFSGALAGLAGSAMVLGHEGRFYAGFSPGYGFDALGVAILAGNTPLALLASSFFFAVLNKGAAAIQIVGVPKGISTIVLGLLIVIFAAVRYRKGERHE
- a CDS encoding NAD(P)-dependent oxidoreductase, with the protein product MRASEDVAACAGAIAQGYKSAGRSDGLLIADHSTILPEAAIELFQELRDQGIGFVDAPITGGSMGAQKGTLTVFCGGESGHIEAAMPTMKCYAKRAERVGGPGAGQTMKAANQIAVACSLLGLCEALAFAKNSGLDVAQTRELLSLGAAGSWAFENYGPKILNLDWSPGFTVDNQVKDLAYCEEAARGSGASVPGTELVHRLLRSMQGKGEGGLTTAALYLELLGQQEDR
- a CDS encoding ABC transporter ATP-binding protein, which translates into the protein MVELRGITKRFGPLAALDHVDLSVRQGEIHAIIGENGAGKTTLMRVLYGALLPDAGEIVLSGEPRRFRSAAEGIAAGIGMVSQHYSIIGELTCLENLMLGAEPGAVIHRKEAVRRADELAAKMDFRFDWSAEASGMSPGNAQKLEILKLLWRNSQIMILDEPTAMLSPADGDALFGSLKQLAAEGKTILLVTHRLPEVLEFCDTATVLRGGKRVASVPVTQADAKSLAELIVGHALSELAPPVPAQTERQILELEGVTVLGDRRNEAVIEASLRVGMGEVVGVAGVDGNGQRELFEAIMGVRPLRAGRIRLGSEDISFAPTGERLMQGLRLIPEDRHEEGVVEDWSLELNAALGLQRVAPLASGGRVNVAARREAAGAIIERFGTKAAGPGAPMASLSGGNQQRFVAARALALKPRLLLAFQPARGLDIDATRAVYAGIREACLAGAGAIVVSFDLDELLDYCDRIVVMNLGRLAEPPPQSARERAAIGALMVGA